A portion of the Babylonia areolata isolate BAREFJ2019XMU chromosome 4, ASM4173473v1, whole genome shotgun sequence genome contains these proteins:
- the LOC143280849 gene encoding large ribosomal subunit protein uL4m-like, whose protein sequence is MLSRPVFARIANASFLQYRPVVFSQKGCIFCGRPNNHMMDFESTPIQKEDKLIPQTERSLPVITSRKLQYPPPYVAPRQAWLETLHTLEDQKLGMVDLHPDIFGMYPRVDVVHQNILWQRAYRRISYAKTKSRAEMPGGGRKPWPQKGTGRARHGSIRSPIWHNGGVAMGPRGPKSYFYMLPVSLRVLGLRSMLSIKFAQDDLHVVENLDIPVDDAEYLTELADVRFWGDSVLFIDDNDKLPENTAIALSEIPHFSAMPVYGLNVYSMLKHHTLVMTLAAVEKIEERLLHHMHNMDRERKHIPNTRSPTPFVRDPIIED, encoded by the exons ATGTTGTCGAGGCCTGTTTTTGCAAGGATCGCTAATGCATCATTTCTTCAGTACAGGCCTGTTGTTTTTAGTCAAAAG GGATGCATATTTTGTGGACGTCCAAACAATCACATGATGGACTTTGAATCAACTCCCATACAAAAAGAAG ATAAACTGATCCCACAGACAGAGCGATCACTTCCAGTCATCACCTCCAGGAAGTTGCAGTACCCCCCACCCTATGTGGCACCCAGGCAAGCATGGTTGGAGACACTGCATACCCTGGAGGACCAGAAACTGGGAATGGTGGACCTCCATCCTGATATTTTTGGAATGTATCCCAG agTTGATGTCGTGCATCAAAACATTCTTTGGCAGAGAGCCTACAGAAGAATC AGCTATGCCAAAACAAAATCCCGAGCAGAAATGCCAGGAGGTGGTAGAAAGCCGTGGCCACAGAAAGGGACAGGAAGAGCACGCCATGGGAGTATACGATCTCCAATCTGGCACAATG GTGGGGTCGCCATGGGTCCCAGAGGGCCCAAGAGCTACTTCTACATGTTGCCAGTGTCCCTTCGAGTGTTGGGTCTGCGGTCAATGCTCTCCATCAAATTCGCTCAG GATGATCTTCATGTTGTGGAAAATCTAGACATCCCAGTGGACGATGCTGAG tatctGACAGAATTGGCCGATGTGCGATTTTGGGGAGACTCTGTCCTTTTCATTGATGA CAATGATAAACTGCCAGAGAATACTGCCATTGCTCTCTCAGAGATACCTCACTTCAGTGCCATGCCAGTCTATG GTCTGAACGTGTACAGCATGTTGAAACACCACACCCTGGTGATGACCCTGGCAGCCGTGGAGAAGATTGAGGAGCGCCTGCTGCACCACATGCACAATATGGACCGCGAGAGGAAGCACATTCCCAACACCCGCTCCCCAACCCCCTTTGTACGGGACCCCATCATTGAGGACTGA
- the LOC143280852 gene encoding lysophospholipase-like protein 1: MARQSVKVLSPFIVGHTGKKCTASVILLHGSGATAEDIRSSFHTTLGEELQFPHIRFIYPTAPVRRYTLAGGLPSTIWFDRLTLGLEGKEQLGSVDAMANHLGQLIEEEIHSGIPIHRILIGGFSMGGAMALYLGYRFYPKVAGVLAMSCFLYEDCSVYKYLETRDHSTPIPPLQQLHGEDDDLVLYDWGRATHNKLQSLGVKGEFVSFPNLTHMINAGMAKSAREWIAKMLPEDEVLG, encoded by the exons ATGGCACGACAGTCAGTAAAAGTGCTTTCGCCTTTTATTGTTGGGCACACTGGAAAAAAGTGCACTGCATCAGTGATCTTACTGCATGGGTCAG GTGCCACAGCTGAAGACATACGCAGTTCATTTCACACGACACTAGGTGAGGAACTCCAGTTTCCTCACATTCGCTTCATTTATCCAACAGCACCTGTCAG ACGCTACACATTGGCTGGAGGACTGCCCAGCACTATATGGTTTGACCGTCTGACCTTGGGACTGGAGGGAAAAGAGCAGTTGGGGAGTGTAGACGCCATGGCAAACCATTTGGGTCAGCTCATCGAGGAAGAGATCCATAGTGGAATTCCCATTCACAGAATTCTGATAG GTGGATTTTCTATGGGTGGTGCTATGGCTCTCTATCTGGGATACAGGTTTTATCCCAAGGTGGCAGGTGTTCTGGCCATGAGCTGCTTTTTGTATGAGGATTGCAGTGTCTATAAG taTTTAGAAACACGTGATCACTCGACTCCGATCCCTCCCCTTCAGCAGCTCCATGGGGAAGACGACGATTTGGTGCTGTACGACTGGGGCAGAGCCACACACAATAAACTGCAATCACTGGGAGTGAAGGGAgagtttgtttcttttccaaaTCTAACCCATATGATAAATGCTGGTATGGCCAAATCTGCAAGAGAATGGATTGCAAAGATGCTTCCTGAAGATGAGGTTCTAGGATGA